Genomic window (Magnolia sinica isolate HGM2019 chromosome 6, MsV1, whole genome shotgun sequence):
ATGGTCACCTAAGCTTGTTATTTTAGTCCACATTGACCCACTATGATCGAGCTTGAAGACTTCAAATCTAGTTGTTTTTTGTATCCGCTTTGCATATGCATCACACTCATCCCTACTCTTGTCATAGTACCGTATTACAAGCAACAAATCCCCTGCAAGCTCTGCTAGGCACTTCCTTTCATATTTTGTGGGTGGCTTTCTCAAATGAATTTCCATGGCCCTAGGAGAAGTGCTGAAAACATCCCAAGCTATAACAAATCCCATAAAACTCACTACATAGAATCTACCTTTATAAAATATGATGTCTCGGTGGACTTTTTGGACTAGTCGTGGGAATGTAGTCCATGACTTGTCTCCAAGTCTACAAAATGAGAGTTCCTCCTTGTGACCATGGATGATCATAACTGCAAAATCACCAGGTTGTGTTGACACGACCACCTTACGTATAAGGGAGACGTGCACATTTTTTTGCTTGTACTCGGCGGATGCATCTTTAGGAAATGGTACTCTTTCGGCAAGATATTGAAACTTTGGTGGAAGGGCAACCCATGCATTTTCTGCTACTATGTCTTCATCTCTGACCATTGGAACCACAAACTGGAATGAGCGTCGACTCCAATTCAACAGACTCGGAAACTGCTTGAGTGATGGGAGTTGGATCTTAGCTCTTGAGAAGGGGTTCCACAAACTGATGTCACCACTCTCATTGAGAGTTACCAGCCACCCATCAGAGGATCCGATGCACCGCATCCCACGAAACTCTGGTAGGTTGAGCGTCCTAACCTTATTGTCGGATAGGCTGTAGAAACAACAAGATTCACTCTCTAGGTTGCCGAAGAGCATCAGCCATGGAAGTTGTCGGGCTGGACAATACACCTTCTTCTCTACCATTGAGTGCCAAGAAACGCAAACAGCACCAACATGGATATGGTCGATGTATGGCAGATGATTCAGTATCAACCCCAAGATGTCTTCTGGAAGGTTTGCCCAACTCATCTGTTTTTACATGTTCATGGGTTTAGTAAGAAGGCAATCAGAcatttatttatagtaaaataAAAAGGCCAAGTTGCAGAAATCTTTTAGGACATTTAAGAGCTCTCTTGAGTGATGAAAAATGCCCTGCCTGATGATGGgatcaaagtgattcttgagaGTTATACAAGTGGCACATCACCAATCCAATTGGGATCATGACACACTTTGTAGCATGGCCAACAATTCAtttggtggatcacaccatgaagATGGCATTGCAAAAAAAATCAGCCATGACCACTCATCAAATTGGCACAATGCTAAAATTCTAAGTTTAAATCCAcacaaatttttttcttttttgaaaggttaCACCGCCAAGGATTGATCcatggatcactcacacactctACACTCACTACACTccctaccagctcatctaatgagcaggagagtacccaactaattgactGGAGGGTAAATCCACAcaattctttgtgatttttttaatGCTCAATCCACAGTTGAATTAGTGTTTTGAAAAGTCTTAATTGGTGTACATCTATGCTTTGTGCACAGTCAAAAGAGTTGCTGCCATTTTTTTGAAGAAGTGGTGAAATATCAGTCCAACATAAAGCCGTGGATTATTGCAATACCTCCAAATCATATTGTCATTGGGTTCAGATCTTTGCACGTTCAATCCGGGCCATGTTTCAatcatccaaaccttttataCAAAGGTCCAGgctttatatgatgggcctcaatgTGGATGAAAATACACCCAATTAAACTATCTACAATATTTCAACCCTTGGACAGATTGCTTGGATTTTCACTAGTGTGCTAGGTTGGCAAATGGACAGTCACgtacctccctccctccctcaaaaCTCATCCCTCTCAAATGTATAACAATATACAATGACCAAAGCTATCCAAATTGTTAGTCCCATTGTGGTTGGAGAATTATAtccaaaatcacactgatcaagcaaatctatatatatatatatatatatatatatatatgacaattaaccacttgctctaaaagctcgaactgatagagcatggcgaattaatccctttatctcatatcccaggccccaaatccacgGGTTCCACcctctcatgggccccaaatccatgggttccgccctatacgagccacctgcctcacacgggccccaaatccattaGTTATGcaagccacccaccccgagtgtgcccctgcatcccacaggccaccccacttgaacccggtgtgaaaatgcccccgcattaatcacccatgctctaataccaatttgatgcaagacaattaaccacttactctaaaagctcgagctttTAAAAtgagtgattaattgtcctgtatcaaattggtatcagagcagtaggtctcgtgttcgagactcctagccgggggtgattaatgcgggggtattttcacaccgggctcaagtggggtggcttgtgggatgcgagggcacactcaaggtgggtggcccacataacccatagatttgggacctgtgtgaggcgggtggcttgtgtgaggcggaaccTATGGATTTCGGGCCCACGATGAGGGTTTAGCCGAGGatctaacccatggatttggggcctgggctatgagataacgggattaattcgccatgctcgatcagttcgagcttttagagcaagtggttaattatcctgcatcaaatatgggacattttatatatatatatatatatatatatatatatatatatatatatatatatatatatatatatatatatatatatatatatatatatatatatatatatatatatatgtatgtatgtatgtatgtatgtatgtatgtatgtatgtatgtattagagaaaaattatatttaaaaaatacgtGAAGGCAAAGAAAACgagcaaaaaaataaagattGGTCTAAATTCAAAgtcaaaaatcatattgattatTATAATCTTCTCACTGGAATATTTTTTACTATGCTCCATCCATAGTTGGGTTAGGAATTTGGATAGTTTATGATGCCGTAAAACTATGCCATTTGTAAGCTGGAAAAGTCACTGTCATTttctaaatggtgcaaaactaacatatgaATCTAGCTCAAGTTCATAAAGATGATCTTAAATTTCAAGAGGAAATTCAAACAACTACTAACATCTTATTTGTATTACTTTTCTAACATACATCAATAATTGGGtctgcaatttggatggtctgggttTCTATGTAACTATGACATGCGTATGGTTAAAGAGAGCACCaattttttaaaacattggtcAAGTATCGTAGAAGTTTAACTCAATAAGATGAGGATTGCTAAGCCGACATGCGTTTACAAGAAAGCACATATGCACCTCAACACGTGAGAATCTAGAACATGTGTGAGATCCTAGCTATCCATTAGGCTGGTCCCAACGTGTAGATagttgttcaaaaaaaaaaaaaaaaaaagtaagcgAAATCCGCTCACTAAATAGGTCAGTTAGAACATCTTCTGCATTTTTCTTTTCCAAACATGTAGCTCATGGGATCAATGCAATAATCTGACTTTTGGAAAAGGAAACtgcatggtgggatccatctaaTCAACAGCACAGAGCTCACACAAGTCAGCCATTTTTGGCACAGCCATTGTTGTTCGTGGGGAGTACCTCGTAAATGAGAGTTGGCTTAGAAAAACAGAATTTTGTTTCTAGAGGATGACAAGAATACATCATGATGTATTGAAATAGGGTACACCAGGACTTGCAGCCATTGAACGGGGTCCATTTCAATGACCTAAAACATTtatacgatgggccccaccttggatgaaGGATCAAGGTACATGTATCCATACAAGTCTATTCTCCCTACTTTAGCTCATTCTCACATTCCAGAATCATATAATTTAAATGGGATAATGTTATGCATGTGTGACGAATCAAACAGCAAGAGAGAGTGACTGATGTTTGGTCCACTTAACATTCTGAGATGGGGTGTATTATGGCCACCTGATTGAGCTATGTGACAGTATAAGAAACCACTTCGTTGTAGACTTAATGCAAAATAATATAGCCCTTGAAGGATAACTTTGAATTTATTGTAAGGGagaaaaattacaacatagaAGCATAACACTACAGCACAAGCACTTGCAGGAAACTAAACCTTCTGCAACAATCACAAAAACAAAAGGGGATTCCCTTGCCTCAGGCCTCAGGAAGCCTTGAAAAAACCAAACAGGGACCAATTGATCAGTACAGAGAAGGACAACGAGGCAACAGAACAACGAATCCAGCTTTGCCACTTGTCCCCAACACCCATCTACCCCAGCAGATATTCAGGAAAATCCCAGTTAACCTGATCATAAGCTTTTTCGAGGTTTCGCTTACTCACCAACCCCCAATTGCTAATATGAAAGCATGAATCCACACACTCATGGGTGATCAGAACATTGTCAATAATCTGCCTACCAGAAACAAAAGCACTTTGATAAGGTGAGATGATTTTGGGAAGAACGGCTCTGAACCTCTGGCTAAGAACCTTGGCAATAATTTTATACAGACTGTTGAGGAGGCTAATAGGCCTAAAATTCCTCAAGCAATCTGCATCTTCGAGGAGGGGTACTGGGAACATATTTCCAATTGGTCAGCTTGCTCTTTGGAGATAGCATTGACTTGAATATGTTCTAGCACAGATCTGTTGGGGAACACAATAGTTAACAAAAACgcgtagcaaaaaaaaaaagacttgatgGGTGGGATGAAATTAGACAGCCTCCTTGCATTTGCCATCCTGTGAAAATATGCAATGTTACCATCACCTTCCTTAAACCATCTATCCTTTAGTCTTTGACTCTTTGCATTTGAATGCAAACCATCCCCTTTAACCATCGTTTTCTAAGCCATTGAAAGGATGTTACAatcttgaattttgaggatattatGTATTCACATTCAAGCCCATAATACAAATGATTTCAATCATTCCCAAATTATCCTTGACCCAACAGTTCACATAGCACGCCTGTATGTTGAGTTAGATTGTTTGCTGCCCATTGATTATAATAGCATGGCTGCTCATTCTAAGGTTTCAAAGTGTTATGAGGGTTTCAATGTTCCATTTGTTTTCTCTCCTCTCAAAGATATTCTCAAATGATATCAATATGTTTAATCCCCTAGCAGGTTCAATGTTATAACTGTTTGTTTTCTCAAATGATAACAATATGTTTAATCCTCTAACAAGTTTAATATTAAAACCGTTTTCAGCCATTTGCAAACTGTTATGGTCTATAGGAAATGTCAGCGGTATTATCTCAGCCATCTGGAGAGCGCACAAGGCTGAAAGAGAGATGCTCTTTAAGGAGGAAGGGAGACTAAGAGTGCAATTCTATTTTGGCCTTCTTCATCAATCATTTTAGATTCAGCCATGGGAGGCTGATGGTTTTGTTTCTAGATATATTTCTTTCTGTTCAGAGAAGACGATGACAGCAACGGCAGCAAAGCAGTGGCAGATTACTAAAGTTTGACTTTTGTACTATATGGGTCATCGAAAAGGATCTTGACTGAAGAACTAAAGTTTTGAAGTATCCTACAGCAATTTGGGAAGTATTCTAGCCTTCACAACTCACACCCATCACTATAATGCAAGCACTAGCACTTAATATACTAACTCCCGAAGCCTGAGGGAATGGCATTATAATATTATATCCTCGCATTTTTGTTATTTCAAGTAGGGCACATCATGATTCAATGATGCCAGTTGTTGATCTGTTGGAATGAAGTGCAGACAGGTTGTGCCCCAAAAGTATCCCAAATTAAATAGTTTATTTTCATAACATGTAATATATTTGCATTGACGGTCAGAAAGTGCCATGCACATATTTGGCTAATGGTTCTAATATTTCAGCCCAAGAGTATTTTTGTCCATAGATTGACTTGCTCACCATTTAGCCAAAGGTATCTACATGGTGGAAACATAGTTTAGAAACTCGAAAGTTTGTTGAGGCAAGTCTGCTGGAAAAACTTTGGTTACTCGAAAACGCATGATAAACActcaaaatgaaaatttctagTTTGTTCATCAATAATTTGCTCAGCAATTTAGTCATCAAAATTTCTGTGTAACTATGACATGCGTACAGTTAAAGAAAGcgccaatttttttttaaatgttggctAAGTATCATAGAAATTTAACTCAATAATATGAGGATTGATAAacccacatgcatgtacaagaAAGCACATATGCACCTCAACATGTGTgggatccaaactatccattagGTTGAGCCCAACATGTAGATACTACTTCAAAAGAAGTAAGCCAAGCCCACTCAAATTGGTCACATTGTCAGAATAATTTCTGCATTTTTcttttccatccatttaatttataaaTTGTAGCTCACAGGATCAATGCAATCATACAACATACCAAAAAGGGCATTGTAGCTCATGGGATCAAAGAaatcatccatttaatttataaaTTGTAGCTCCACATTACACAGCCCTGTggagtaaattttttttattagttgATCAGCATCAAGTGGATAATGAGGGCGGGCCTCAGGGAAACATTCCTTAGTTGGAACAAGGATCTTTTTACATCTTATGAAAGGCTCAAGTGGAGGATACTTCCCTTAGCTCTTTGCcgtgttttaaatagcaatagCATGCTGTGTAGCGTTCAAGCACGTAACATAAGTTACACAAtacttcaaaattttaaattttaaaataggattaaataataagaagaaaaaaccaaaaaaaaaaaaaaaaaagaagaagaaaatatgcctaaaaatttatattattctttaaaaataaaaaataaatttataagcATGTTCGAAACAGCTATTAATTATAATTTATCAAAAACCAATCCACCACATATATAacccaaatcaaatcattatcacatgTACAACTTTCTAAGCCAACCACTTTTAATTAATAGTTTATACATGAAACGACAAGTCACAAATATGAAAAGAGATAAAAATCCAACAGTTTaagagtattaagtacaaaatacaaaattacATAGCAACCCCTATACTACAACATTGCATAGTAACAggcatcctaaaatgatatatatatatatatatatatatatatatatatatatatatatatatatacacacacaaaaagaaacaataAACTTtatccaaaaagaagaagaagaacataccTTTATAAGCTTGAGAAAGattcaatcaaaaaaaaaaaaaaaaaaactatatttttTAGCCTCAAAGCCGCACGAATGTGAAAAGGggaaatttgattttctccttcgtttgACCTCCAATGATCTTGAAAATACAGCAGCAAATTAACCTTCTTTCAGGGAACGACTAATCAGCCGGAATTTTGCCTTGTGTATCGAAAGAATCGAACTAAAGTATTTGGGCGGACAGGTGTTTGCGTCCactaggacgcggatttccagcgaaagcctttcgcaggaagatcCCGCGcaaggatgtagagtgggcccaccaccatgtttttgggaaatatactccgttcatccgttttgcaagctaattttaggacaaaattaggtggatccaggactcaagtgggccacacgagaggaaacaggagggattcagtgagaaccgttgagaCATTCTTATGAACATATAAGCTCTGTTTCAAGTTAAATTTTCTGTATTTTCACTTCACCCCTATGTTAATGGCCTTATAaactatttggatggcatataaccaTTAAGGTGGAGcacaggaaagtttcaacggtaggtatttcttccCCAAttttttaaactcagttgggcccaccgtgaaaataagtggtttatcaacaccgtccatacgttttttcagctcatttaatgggttgagcccaaagttgaagcatatccaaactctcaagtggatcatactgcaggaaacagtggaacaATGATTtacatcgttgaaacctttttaggctccacagtgatgtctatttgtcatccaacctgttaataagatcacaaagacatggatgaaggggaaaaacaaatatgagcttaatcccaaaaatctttgacactcaagaatttttcaacggtgtatgtgcaatttatattgtttcatgtagtgtggtgcatttgagcttggatattcttaatttttggtcccatgtaTAAAATTAtcagataaaatggatggacggagtggataaaatacatagatcatggtgaaccccacagagtttactagcgtactgagttactcagtacgcaatccgcttccttgtgCAGGGACGTTCCCTCTGCGGAAGGCTTTCGCAAGTCCCGTCCGCTACGGTTTCGAACGCGcaagacgcggattgcgtcctacccccgcccggacggtaatccgtccgagcAGGGCATTatgggggccatcatgatgtaaatgttttatccacgccgttaattgTTTTTATCATATCACTTTAAGGTATGGTCCAAGACATTAAGTAGGTTCACAGCTCCAAtgaaccacatcaaaggaagctgcagtgataatgacactcaccgttgaaacctttctaatgcaACCACGGTTtgtttttaccatacaacctattcataaggtcatatagacatggatgaagtgaaaaaccaaatatcagcttcatccgaaacttctctagcacccaagaagcttttaatggtggacattcaatccccaatttgtggtccatttaagccttttcCCTGCCTAGTTTTTTGGATAgtgcttaaaatgatatgaggaaaaagataaacggcgtggataaaatacttacatcaaagAGGTCTCTGCAGAGCaagacgcaatctgcgtcccggATGCACATTAGTTGCTACTGGAGtgatgccaccaagttctgtggggcccaccatgatatatgttttgaatccacgccgtccatccatttggagagatcattttaagacaagagtaaaaaaatgagtcaaatccaatgctctaatgaaccccaccacagaaaataacaAGGAGGGTgacgcccacaattaaaaac
Coding sequences:
- the LOC131249241 gene encoding putative F-box protein At5g55150; amino-acid sequence: MSWANLPEDILGLILNHLPYIDHIHVGAVCVSWHSMVEKKVYCPARQLPWLMLFGNLESESCCFYSLSDNKVRTLNLPEFRGMRCIGSSDGWLVTLNESGDISLWNPFSRAKIQLPSLKQFPSLLNWSRRSFQFVVPMVRDEDIVAENAWVALPPKFQYLAERVPFPKDASAEYKQKNVHVSLIRKVVVSTQPGDFAVMIIHGHKEELSFCRLGDKSWTTFPRLVQKVHRDIIFYKGRFYVVSFMGFVIAWDVFSTSPRAMEIHLRKPPTKYERKCLAELAGDLLLVIRYYDKSRDECDAYAKRIQKTTRFEVFKLDHSGSMWTKITSLGDHALFIGGSQAISCSARSFSDCRANSIYFCDDMWDVCVEESPPWGHDLGIFNLKDGSIDRYYGIESWVIMLQSFWFTPKPF